In Ignavibacteriales bacterium, the following proteins share a genomic window:
- a CDS encoding archaemetzincin family Zn-dependent metalloprotease, translated as MSRIYLLPVGSVEDEVLTVLGQRLHQLLDWEIRRGVPLQTPAAAFNAERKQYEALQVMRTVAEAVPDDAARVLGIMEEDLSIPMLTFVFGQAQLRGRVALMSLARLRQEFYGLPANKELMMTRVVKEALHELGHTFGLVHCPTSSCVMTLANDIQHVDIKEIEFCGGCAVLLRDAQRA; from the coding sequence ATGAGTCGTATTTACCTTCTTCCTGTAGGTTCCGTTGAGGATGAAGTACTGACAGTGCTCGGACAGAGATTGCATCAGTTGCTTGATTGGGAAATCCGAAGAGGCGTTCCATTGCAAACGCCAGCGGCAGCGTTTAACGCGGAGAGAAAACAGTACGAAGCCTTGCAGGTGATGCGCACAGTAGCGGAAGCAGTTCCAGATGATGCGGCACGCGTGCTGGGCATCATGGAAGAAGATCTTTCGATTCCCATGCTGACATTTGTCTTCGGACAGGCGCAGCTTCGCGGGCGCGTGGCACTTATGTCGCTTGCACGTTTACGGCAGGAGTTTTATGGATTGCCTGCGAACAAAGAATTGATGATGACGAGGGTAGTCAAAGAAGCACTGCACGAACTTGGTCATACTTTCGGTTTGGTGCATTGCCCGACTTCATCATGTGTGATGACGCTTGCAAACGACATCCAGCATGTGGATATAAAAGAAATTGAATTTTGCGGCGGTTGTGCCGTGTTATTACGAGATGCACAACGCGCATAA
- a CDS encoding 4Fe-4S dicluster domain-containing protein, producing the protein MESNQNKPRYGMVIDLDRCNGCGNCTLACAVENNVPPAHKEANERTGITWMRVYKVENDKSFPENRAVYLPLTCQQCDHHTPCESVCPQKAVEYDTETGIVAQIPVRCLGCRYCMTACPYHARYFNWWDPEWPKGMETTLNPDVSTRMRGVVEKCNFCHGRLQAARAKAALEGRREITDAEYIPACAESCPTNAIHFGNLADANSEISRLSKDKNTFRLLEQLGTEPKVYFRSEQPWVHTKMDTKLTAAVKENIHG; encoded by the coding sequence ATGGAATCGAATCAAAACAAGCCGCGTTATGGAATGGTGATTGACCTCGACAGGTGCAACGGATGCGGCAATTGCACACTGGCCTGCGCTGTAGAGAACAATGTTCCCCCTGCACATAAAGAGGCAAACGAACGTACCGGCATCACGTGGATGCGTGTGTATAAAGTAGAAAACGATAAATCATTTCCTGAAAATCGCGCTGTCTATCTTCCGCTGACATGCCAACAGTGTGATCATCATACACCCTGTGAATCCGTCTGCCCGCAAAAAGCTGTTGAGTACGATACGGAGACCGGCATCGTGGCGCAAATTCCTGTGCGGTGTCTCGGCTGCCGTTATTGTATGACAGCGTGCCCTTATCACGCACGGTATTTCAATTGGTGGGATCCGGAATGGCCCAAGGGAATGGAGACAACCTTGAATCCGGATGTCTCTACACGAATGCGCGGTGTTGTAGAAAAATGCAATTTCTGCCACGGCCGCTTGCAGGCAGCGCGCGCAAAAGCGGCGCTCGAAGGCAGGCGTGAGATTACAGATGCCGAATATATTCCGGCATGTGCAGAATCGTGCCCGACGAATGCAATACACTTCGGCAATCTTGCAGATGCCAATAGTGAAATTTCACGGCTTTCAAAAGATAAAAATACTTTTCGGTTACTGGAACAATTGGGTACGGAACCCAAAGTGTATTTTCGCTCGGAACAACCGTGGGTGCATACAAAAATGGATACAAAACTTACAGCCGCAGTGAAGGAGAATATTCATGGATAA
- a CDS encoding glycine cleavage system protein H produces MFPWVYGFSWTIGNIIFLGIFFAIVVIIGTTVLLSLLRTYRALRVNNAEAIRWESEFHDLPISARRCRHEFTGEFMQRTCANGFDCRSCTTHAKLIQNKTTNSDDIELPIHVFGFTIPTDRLYHRGHTWVMPDATGTYTVGLDDFASRLVGTPDGIELPKPGTRMQVNGSAWSFKKGKSALRILSPLDGEVVAVSDGSEGWYLKIKPLTTEVNTKHLLRDREVSAWFLREFEQLQQKLADPKVGLTLADGGTPVQDFVKAYPDKNWDGILGDVFLEA; encoded by the coding sequence ATGTTTCCGTGGGTATATGGTTTTTCTTGGACAATAGGTAATATTATTTTTCTAGGCATTTTCTTCGCCATCGTAGTAATCATCGGAACGACCGTTCTCCTATCTCTTCTGCGTACGTATCGGGCTCTGCGGGTCAACAATGCAGAAGCCATCCGATGGGAATCGGAATTTCATGATCTTCCGATCTCGGCGCGGAGATGCCGGCATGAGTTCACCGGTGAATTCATGCAGAGGACATGCGCTAATGGTTTTGATTGCCGCAGTTGTACTACCCATGCAAAACTGATTCAAAATAAGACAACGAATTCTGATGATATCGAACTGCCGATTCATGTGTTCGGATTTACAATACCAACAGACCGCCTGTATCATCGCGGACATACATGGGTCATGCCAGATGCAACCGGTACATATACAGTAGGGTTGGATGATTTTGCATCACGGTTGGTCGGTACTCCGGATGGTATCGAGCTGCCAAAGCCCGGAACGCGTATGCAGGTAAACGGCAGCGCCTGGAGCTTTAAAAAAGGGAAATCGGCACTGCGCATCCTTTCACCGCTTGACGGTGAGGTCGTTGCAGTAAGTGACGGTTCGGAAGGATGGTACTTAAAAATAAAGCCCCTGACGACGGAAGTAAACACAAAACATTTATTACGGGATCGCGAGGTCTCTGCATGGTTTCTCAGAGAATTTGAACAACTGCAGCAAAAACTGGCAGATCCGAAGGTTGGCCTTACACTTGCCGATGGCGGCACGCCTGTGCAGGATTTTGTCAAAGCATATCCTGATAAAAACTGGGATGGAATTTTAGGAGATGTATTCTTAGAGGCGTAA
- the nrfD gene encoding polysulfide reductase NrfD: MDKKFITRGVSRTSMKNFGLWILPWAVMLIIGLYAVFLCLVKGLNQTNMDNRFAFGLWIYLDLTVIALGAGAFFTGFLLYILKRKELKAVINSAVVIGFICYSGAVGVLMVDVGQPLRAWFTFWHPNVHSMLTEVTFCITCYLMVLAIEYVPVILKNRKIKQVSSMLVFEHELHKLIVVFAAVGTFLSFFHQGSLGGLYGVLIGRPFAFRPALGIWPTTFFLFIISAAAVGPSFILLTTSLVSKISRKQLVKQEVYQLLGKISGSILIFYVLLKTIDTLVWINATSPSLGFSAASFYKYSGFGTWIMFTEIVLCGLVPALIFLNRKMREHFGWLVTAALLACTGIVINRFVMTIQTLALPTLPFDAFLSYIPSWQEVTTFLAVLAYGMLVYSFSFRYLTLFPQERELQSM; the protein is encoded by the coding sequence ATGGATAAGAAGTTCATCACGCGCGGTGTATCTCGAACATCGATGAAAAATTTTGGACTCTGGATTTTGCCATGGGCAGTGATGCTGATCATCGGTCTCTATGCCGTGTTTCTCTGTCTGGTAAAAGGATTGAATCAGACAAATATGGATAACCGTTTTGCATTCGGTTTGTGGATTTATCTCGATCTGACGGTAATTGCACTTGGAGCTGGAGCGTTCTTTACCGGATTCTTGCTGTATATTTTGAAAAGGAAGGAACTAAAGGCGGTTATTAACAGTGCCGTTGTCATTGGTTTCATTTGTTATAGCGGGGCTGTGGGAGTTCTCATGGTAGATGTCGGGCAACCGCTTCGAGCATGGTTCACATTCTGGCATCCAAACGTTCACTCCATGCTGACGGAAGTTACGTTTTGCATCACCTGCTACCTCATGGTACTTGCTATTGAATACGTGCCGGTCATTTTAAAGAATCGCAAGATCAAACAAGTTTCTTCTATGCTTGTGTTCGAACACGAATTGCACAAACTCATTGTGGTTTTTGCCGCAGTTGGCACATTTCTTTCGTTTTTCCATCAGGGTTCTCTGGGCGGGTTGTACGGTGTTCTTATCGGGCGCCCGTTTGCATTCCGGCCGGCACTTGGCATCTGGCCAACGACATTTTTCCTTTTTATTATTTCAGCGGCTGCAGTCGGACCGAGCTTTATCCTTCTTACAACATCGCTTGTTTCGAAGATCTCACGCAAGCAGCTTGTCAAACAGGAAGTGTATCAGTTGCTGGGAAAAATCTCGGGCAGTATCTTAATCTTCTACGTTCTGTTGAAAACTATCGATACGCTTGTTTGGATCAATGCTACATCACCGTCCCTTGGATTCAGCGCAGCAAGTTTCTATAAGTATTCCGGATTTGGCACGTGGATTATGTTTACGGAAATCGTTCTCTGCGGGCTTGTTCCGGCACTCATATTTCTCAACCGGAAGATGCGTGAACATTTCGGATGGCTGGTAACGGCAGCACTGCTTGCCTGCACCGGTATTGTCATCAACCGTTTTGTTATGACGATCCAAACACTGGCTCTGCCGACTCTGCCATTCGACGCGTTTTTGTCCTATATCCCCAGTTGGCAGGAAGTGACAACATTCCTCGCCGTGCTTGCGTATGGGATGCTGGTGTATTCGTTCTCATTCAGATATCTGACGCTCTTTCCGCAAGAGCGCGAACTTCAGTCAATGTAA
- a CDS encoding ATP-binding protein — MIMPPKLAQQLILFLTLVLISVGMISGYLQVRTQEDQILNTIINGADQLSNGITSATWHAMLSDNREAAYQIMHTIALRQGIANIRIFNREGRIMFSTDSTVTGVVERTSKECAVCHSTPTPQVNITPPDRSRIFTNDKGKRELAMVTPIYNEPACSNAACHAHPVEVKVLGVLDVTYGLENVDQIVENIQRRAIFTTTITVIVIGIFIFFFIRATVHKPIAKLIAGTRALSAMQLDHPVDIKADGEIGELAHSFNSMREQLMKTVGELNELTQSLETKVQQRTEQLKAMNQKLFQSDRLASLGQLAASVAHEINNPIAGVLNLSMLVERILKEDGIPPERVEEVRRYLIQISSETTRVGRIVGDLLAFSRRPSPQRLPADLNAIIRRTVSIIDHKLKLANVELELQLDETLPNIKCDNSQIQQVIVNLVMNASEATHNRDHGKVTVRTTVNTNRESIRFEVKDNGDGIPKENLAKIYDPFFTTKGEGKGVGLGLAVVYGIVESHGGEIEVDTKVGEGTIFRVDLPISGGAEKIPPQSSGIT, encoded by the coding sequence ATGATAATGCCTCCAAAATTAGCGCAGCAGTTAATTCTATTTCTTACACTCGTATTGATCAGTGTCGGAATGATCTCTGGCTATTTACAGGTTCGAACACAAGAGGACCAGATCCTGAATACCATTATCAACGGTGCAGACCAGCTCTCCAACGGCATCACAAGCGCTACCTGGCATGCAATGCTCTCGGACAATCGTGAAGCCGCCTACCAAATCATGCATACGATCGCACTGCGGCAGGGAATTGCAAACATCCGCATTTTTAACCGTGAAGGACGGATCATGTTTTCTACCGATTCAACGGTAACCGGTGTCGTGGAACGAACCAGTAAAGAATGTGCAGTATGTCATTCGACGCCGACACCGCAAGTGAATATCACTCCTCCGGACCGCTCCCGGATATTTACCAATGATAAGGGTAAACGCGAACTTGCGATGGTCACACCCATCTACAACGAACCGGCGTGCAGTAATGCAGCGTGTCATGCACATCCAGTGGAAGTAAAAGTGCTTGGGGTGCTTGACGTAACCTATGGTTTAGAAAATGTGGATCAGATTGTCGAGAACATTCAGCGGCGCGCAATATTTACAACCACAATCACGGTCATTGTCATCGGCATCTTTATCTTCTTTTTTATACGTGCGACCGTTCACAAACCTATTGCAAAGCTAATCGCTGGGACAAGAGCACTCAGTGCAATGCAGCTTGATCACCCCGTCGATATCAAGGCAGATGGAGAAATTGGTGAACTTGCCCATTCCTTCAATTCCATGCGCGAGCAATTGATGAAAACAGTCGGCGAACTAAATGAATTGACACAGAGTCTTGAGACAAAAGTCCAGCAAAGAACAGAACAATTGAAAGCGATGAACCAGAAGCTTTTCCAAAGCGACCGTTTGGCATCGCTGGGACAACTTGCTGCCAGCGTCGCGCATGAAATCAACAATCCCATCGCCGGTGTTCTTAACCTTTCCATGCTTGTTGAACGTATTTTAAAAGAAGACGGCATTCCGCCTGAACGAGTTGAAGAAGTCCGGCGCTATCTTATACAAATTTCCAGTGAAACCACACGCGTGGGCCGTATTGTCGGCGACCTCCTTGCTTTTTCCCGGCGGCCATCGCCACAGCGTCTGCCGGCCGACTTAAACGCGATCATCCGTCGTACTGTTTCTATTATTGATCACAAGCTCAAACTTGCAAACGTTGAATTGGAATTACAGCTTGATGAAACCCTCCCCAACATTAAATGCGACAATTCACAAATCCAGCAAGTCATCGTCAATCTTGTCATGAATGCTTCTGAAGCAACTCATAACCGGGACCACGGCAAAGTAACGGTTCGAACAACGGTGAACACAAACAGAGAGTCAATTCGATTTGAAGTGAAAGACAACGGTGATGGTATTCCGAAAGAAAACCTTGCAAAGATTTACGATCCGTTCTTTACAACAAAAGGCGAGGGCAAAGGTGTCGGGCTTGGACTTGCTGTCGTCTATGGTATTGTCGAATCACATGGCGGCGAAATAGAAGTAGATACGAAAGTCGGAGAAGGAACAATATTCCGCGTGGATCTGCCGATTTCCGGCGGAGCAGAAAAAATACCGCCTCAATCTTCGGGCATCACCTGA
- a CDS encoding sigma-54 dependent transcriptional regulator, whose translation MNAQWNILVVDDEEITCESMAAWLREDGYSVDTAASGKEALEKTRRKEYAIYFVDLKMPKGIDGIETMMEIKKIYPDASVVIITAYATVDTAISAMKEGALEYIVKPCNPQEISMLVGRIIKVKNLERENAILRQKLLGQYTFHDIISKNAKMMEIFSLVQEIASLRSTVLIQGESGTGKELIARAIHYSGDRSDKPFIAVSCAALAETLLESELFGHEKGAFTGAMTQKRGKFELADGGTILLDEIGDISPKLQLDLLRILQERTFYRVGGTEENKIDVRVIAATHVDLQEAVQQGKFREDLYYRLNVINIHIPPLRERLEDIPLLTKGFVERLSHELGKDIADVSEGALKKLMEHTWPGNVRELENAIERAMVTCKERVLSENDFQFLNSGKKETAWIAPLMTLDEMERESIIAALKRTEGNVKEAASQLGIDRSTLYDKIKYYKIPR comes from the coding sequence ATGAATGCACAATGGAATATTTTAGTTGTTGACGACGAAGAAATCACGTGTGAATCCATGGCGGCATGGCTGCGCGAAGACGGCTACTCGGTTGATACTGCTGCGTCTGGGAAAGAGGCGCTCGAGAAAACGCGCAGGAAGGAATACGCTATTTACTTTGTTGATTTAAAAATGCCGAAAGGTATTGACGGCATCGAAACAATGATGGAAATTAAGAAGATCTATCCGGATGCTTCCGTCGTCATCATTACTGCCTATGCCACGGTGGATACTGCCATCAGCGCAATGAAAGAAGGTGCATTAGAATACATTGTCAAACCATGCAATCCACAAGAGATCTCCATGCTTGTCGGGCGTATCATCAAAGTAAAAAATCTCGAGCGTGAGAATGCCATCCTTCGTCAGAAACTTCTTGGACAATACACTTTTCATGACATCATCAGTAAAAATGCAAAGATGATGGAGATATTTTCTCTCGTGCAAGAGATTGCCAGTTTGCGAAGTACCGTGCTCATCCAGGGTGAAAGCGGAACCGGGAAGGAATTGATAGCACGTGCGATTCATTATTCCGGTGACCGCAGCGACAAGCCCTTCATCGCGGTTTCATGTGCCGCACTTGCAGAGACATTATTAGAATCGGAACTCTTCGGCCATGAAAAAGGAGCATTTACCGGCGCAATGACCCAGAAGCGAGGGAAGTTTGAACTTGCCGACGGCGGGACTATTTTACTCGATGAGATCGGCGACATCTCGCCAAAGTTACAACTCGATTTACTGCGAATTCTTCAGGAAAGAACTTTTTACCGCGTCGGCGGTACTGAAGAAAACAAGATAGATGTTCGTGTGATTGCTGCAACCCATGTGGATTTGCAAGAAGCCGTGCAACAAGGAAAATTCCGGGAGGATTTGTACTACCGTTTGAACGTCATCAACATTCATATTCCACCGCTTCGCGAGCGGCTTGAAGATATTCCTCTGCTCACGAAAGGATTCGTTGAGCGGCTTTCGCACGAATTAGGAAAGGACATAGCCGATGTTTCCGAGGGCGCTCTGAAGAAGCTCATGGAACATACCTGGCCAGGCAACGTGCGTGAACTCGAGAATGCGATCGAACGCGCCATGGTCACATGCAAGGAACGCGTTTTATCCGAGAATGATTTCCAATTTCTCAACAGCGGGAAAAAAGAGACGGCATGGATTGCGCCGCTCATGACATTGGATGAAATGGAACGGGAGTCCATTATTGCTGCGTTAAAACGGACGGAAGGCAATGTAAAAGAAGCCGCCTCACAACTCGGCATCGATCGCTCGACACTGTACGATAAAATCAAGTACTATAAGATTCCTAGGTGA